A genomic window from Arthrobacter globiformis includes:
- a CDS encoding DivIVA domain-containing protein, translated as MALTPEDVVNKRFQPTKFREGYDQDEVDDFLDEIVVELRRLNQENEELRKKLAEGGSGSPAATSAVAPVVEKVPAPSKSEKDEARAKAEAEAKAAEAAKKKEAEQAAPVAAPAPAVTSSNVSESAAGLLAMAQQMHDRHVAEGQQQRDKIIAEAQIEASSLVNDAQEKSRKILGALEQQRSVLERKVEQLRGFERDYRSRLKAYIEGQLRDLDARGSVAAPEVGESSSAAV; from the coding sequence ATGGCTTTGACGCCAGAAGACGTTGTCAACAAGCGCTTTCAGCCGACCAAGTTCCGCGAAGGCTATGACCAGGATGAAGTTGACGACTTCCTGGACGAGATCGTCGTTGAACTGCGGCGCCTGAACCAGGAGAACGAAGAACTTCGCAAGAAGCTGGCCGAAGGCGGCTCCGGATCGCCGGCTGCCACCTCCGCCGTCGCCCCTGTCGTTGAGAAGGTTCCCGCACCGTCCAAGTCCGAGAAGGATGAAGCGCGTGCGAAGGCCGAAGCTGAGGCCAAGGCCGCCGAAGCTGCCAAGAAGAAGGAAGCCGAGCAGGCCGCACCGGTTGCAGCCCCGGCACCCGCCGTCACCAGCAGCAACGTCTCCGAGTCCGCTGCCGGCCTGCTGGCCATGGCACAGCAGATGCACGACCGCCACGTGGCCGAGGGCCAGCAGCAGCGCGACAAGATCATCGCAGAAGCACAGATCGAAGCCAGCAGCCTGGTCAACGACGCGCAGGAGAAGTCCCGCAAGATCCTGGGCGCCCTTGAGCAGCAGCGTTCTGTCCTCGAGCGCAAGGTGGAGCAGCTGCGCGGCTTCGAACGCGACTACCGCTCACGCCTGAAGGCCTACATCGAGGGCCAGCTGCGCGACCTGGACGCCCGTGGTTCCGTTGCCGCCCCTGAGGTTGGCGAAAGCAGCAGCGCCGCCGTTTAG
- the ftsZ gene encoding cell division protein FtsZ: protein MAAPQNYLAVIKVVGIGGGGVNAVNRMIEVGLRGVEFIAINTDAQALLMSDADVKLDVGRELTRGLGAGANPEVGKQAAEDHADEIEEVLRGADMVFVTAGEGGGTGTGGAPVVARIARSLGALTIGVVTRPFTFEGRRRAGSAEAGIDALRDEVDTLIVIPNDRLLSISDRNVSVLDAFRSADQVLLSGVQGITDLITTPGLINLDFADVKSVMQGAGSALMGIGSARGEDRAVKAAELAIASPLLEASIDGAHGVLLSIQGGSDLGLFEINEAARLVQEVAHPEANIIFGAVIDDALGDEARVTVIAAGFDDVKATSPSMDQSQPQAAPQRPAVPAAAPQSQPSAGSQQVHVQPVHAGVGAAGLSSWGQQRPSAVPADSGFDVDLPSVVEPDLTGSRSDDLDVPDFLK from the coding sequence GTGGCAGCTCCGCAGAATTACTTGGCCGTCATCAAGGTCGTCGGCATCGGCGGCGGTGGCGTGAACGCAGTCAACCGCATGATCGAGGTGGGTCTCCGCGGTGTCGAATTCATCGCTATCAACACCGATGCCCAGGCTCTGCTGATGAGTGATGCCGACGTTAAGCTCGACGTCGGACGGGAACTGACCCGCGGGCTGGGTGCCGGGGCCAACCCGGAGGTCGGCAAGCAGGCTGCCGAGGACCACGCCGACGAGATCGAGGAAGTCCTCCGCGGTGCCGACATGGTCTTCGTGACCGCAGGTGAGGGCGGTGGCACCGGAACCGGCGGCGCACCGGTTGTTGCCCGCATTGCGCGCTCCCTTGGCGCCCTGACTATCGGTGTGGTCACTCGTCCGTTCACCTTCGAAGGCCGGCGCCGCGCAGGTTCCGCCGAGGCGGGCATCGACGCCCTCCGCGACGAGGTGGACACGCTGATCGTGATCCCCAACGACCGCCTGCTGTCTATCAGCGACCGCAACGTCTCCGTCCTGGACGCTTTCCGCTCCGCTGATCAGGTCCTGCTGTCCGGTGTCCAGGGCATTACGGACCTCATCACCACGCCGGGCCTGATCAACCTTGACTTCGCCGACGTGAAATCCGTCATGCAGGGCGCGGGCTCGGCCCTGATGGGCATCGGCTCTGCCCGCGGCGAGGACCGCGCGGTCAAGGCAGCCGAGCTTGCCATCGCGTCCCCGCTGCTGGAAGCCAGCATCGACGGCGCCCACGGTGTCCTGCTGTCCATCCAGGGCGGCTCCGACCTCGGCCTGTTCGAGATCAACGAGGCTGCGCGCCTGGTGCAGGAAGTTGCCCACCCGGAGGCCAACATCATCTTCGGCGCGGTCATCGACGACGCCCTGGGCGACGAAGCCCGCGTCACCGTCATCGCGGCAGGCTTCGACGACGTCAAGGCCACCTCGCCGTCCATGGACCAGTCGCAGCCGCAGGCTGCCCCGCAGCGTCCCGCCGTGCCGGCGGCTGCCCCGCAGAGCCAGCCGTCCGCGGGCAGCCAGCAGGTCCACGTCCAGCCCGTGCACGCCGGCGTGGGTGCCGCGGGCCTCAGCAGCTGGGGGCAGCAGCGCCCGTCAGCTGTCCCCGCTGACTCGGGGTTCGACGTCGACCTTCCGTCTGTAGTTGAGCCCGACCTCACCGGCAGCCGGTCTGACGACCTGGACGTTCCCGATTTCCTGAAGTAG
- a CDS encoding YggT family protein codes for MGILFGLVYIVLLFIFVALIVRLVYDWVQMFAREWRPRGVALVAAHAVYSVTDPPLKVLRRLIPPLRLGGVSLDLGFLVLFIGLSIAMAITKSFA; via the coding sequence ATGGGAATACTATTCGGGCTCGTCTACATCGTTCTGCTGTTCATTTTTGTCGCTTTGATTGTCCGCCTCGTCTATGACTGGGTTCAGATGTTCGCCCGGGAGTGGCGTCCCCGAGGGGTAGCATTGGTGGCGGCTCACGCGGTCTACTCGGTAACCGATCCGCCGCTTAAGGTTCTGCGGCGCCTCATCCCGCCGCTGCGGCTGGGCGGCGTCTCGCTGGACCTCGGGTTTCTGGTGCTGTTCATCGGCCTGAGCATTGCCATGGCGATCACCAAGTCATTTGCATAA
- a CDS encoding RluA family pseudouridine synthase produces MSERVVVPEELDGTRVDAGLAKLMGMSRSFAATLIAEGNVVSGGKPVGKSAKLASGAVLHVTVPERRDPLEVVEEVVEGLKILLDDDDFVVVDKPVGVAAHPSPGWVGPTVVGGLAGAGYRISTSGSAERAGIVHRLDVGTSGVMVVAKTEPAYTALKRAFKERTVDKVYHAVVQGLPDPLEGTIDAPIGRHPGHDWRFAVIEDGRPSVTHYEVLEAFGKATLVEVHLETGRTHQIRVHFAALRHPCAGDLTYGADPRLAATLGLTRQWLHARELGFDHPRTGERVTVTSEYPEDLAYALEVLGTGKA; encoded by the coding sequence ATGTCTGAGCGGGTGGTGGTGCCCGAGGAGCTGGACGGGACCCGCGTGGACGCCGGCCTGGCCAAACTGATGGGCATGTCCCGATCGTTCGCCGCAACGCTGATAGCCGAAGGCAACGTCGTCAGCGGCGGCAAACCGGTGGGCAAGTCCGCCAAACTCGCGTCCGGCGCCGTGCTGCACGTGACGGTCCCCGAGCGCCGGGATCCCCTTGAAGTCGTGGAGGAAGTTGTGGAAGGCCTGAAGATCCTGCTGGATGACGACGACTTTGTGGTGGTCGACAAGCCGGTGGGGGTCGCGGCGCACCCGTCCCCGGGCTGGGTTGGACCCACCGTCGTCGGCGGACTCGCCGGGGCCGGCTACCGCATCTCCACCTCCGGCTCCGCCGAGCGCGCCGGCATCGTCCACCGCCTCGACGTCGGGACCTCCGGGGTGATGGTGGTGGCCAAGACAGAACCTGCCTACACCGCCCTCAAGCGGGCGTTCAAGGAACGCACCGTGGACAAGGTCTACCACGCGGTGGTCCAGGGCCTGCCGGACCCCCTGGAGGGCACCATCGACGCCCCGATCGGCCGGCATCCCGGCCACGACTGGCGCTTCGCCGTCATCGAGGACGGCCGGCCATCGGTGACGCACTACGAGGTCCTCGAGGCGTTCGGCAAGGCCACCCTGGTGGAGGTGCACCTGGAGACCGGCCGGACCCACCAGATCAGGGTCCATTTCGCCGCGCTCCGGCATCCCTGTGCCGGAGACCTCACCTACGGGGCCGACCCGCGGCTCGCTGCCACCCTAGGGCTCACCCGCCAGTGGCTGCACGCCCGTGAACTGGGCTTTGACCACCCGCGCACCGGGGAACGCGTCACCGTGACCAGCGAGTACCCCGAGGACCTCGCCTACGCATTGGAAGTCCTGGGCACCGGCAAGGCCTGA
- the pgeF gene encoding peptidoglycan editing factor PgeF, with amino-acid sequence MFLWRAEVQPGVSVAFTDTNAGNLALHVGDDAAAVLHRRAQLEHAAGVAPRRFQYMNQVHGNEVSLVVESGAGAPQAPTADALVSLGGPLAVMVADCIPLVLVGAGASGPVLAAVHAGRPGLFSGVIPAAVEQMRASGAEDIRAWLGPSVCGNCYEVPAELRNEVAALLPSAWSTTTWGTPALDLPAGAASQLAALGVPIEYRGPCTRENESLFSYRRDSRSGRFAGLVWTHD; translated from the coding sequence TTGTTTTTGTGGCGAGCTGAAGTGCAGCCTGGCGTGTCCGTGGCGTTCACCGACACGAATGCCGGCAACCTCGCCCTGCACGTGGGCGACGACGCCGCCGCGGTGCTTCACCGCAGGGCGCAGTTGGAGCACGCCGCCGGCGTCGCGCCCCGCAGGTTCCAGTACATGAACCAGGTTCACGGCAACGAAGTGTCCCTTGTCGTTGAATCTGGAGCAGGTGCTCCGCAGGCGCCGACAGCGGATGCGCTGGTGTCCCTCGGCGGGCCACTGGCGGTGATGGTGGCGGACTGCATCCCGCTGGTCCTGGTGGGCGCCGGGGCTTCCGGTCCGGTGCTGGCTGCCGTTCATGCCGGGCGCCCCGGCCTGTTCTCCGGGGTCATCCCAGCTGCGGTGGAACAGATGCGCGCCTCCGGCGCCGAGGACATCCGCGCCTGGCTGGGCCCTTCGGTCTGCGGGAACTGCTACGAGGTGCCCGCAGAACTCCGCAACGAAGTCGCCGCCCTCCTGCCGTCCGCATGGTCAACCACAACATGGGGAACGCCGGCGCTCGACCTGCCCGCCGGTGCCGCCAGCCAGCTCGCCGCCCTCGGCGTTCCCATCGAATACCGGGGGCCCTGCACGCGTGAAAACGAATCCTTGTTTTCCTACCGCCGCGACTCCCGGTCCGGCAGATTCGCCGGACTGGTGTGGACCCATGACTGA
- a CDS encoding cell division protein SepF, whose protein sequence is MAGALRKTMIYLGLADGDEHYESELSTQQKDEDNSMEHDREERRAPAPLREVTREAPPVAEEEYRAPVTPIKRAASSREETTGLRQITTIHPRSYNDAKLIGESFRDGIPVIMNVTDMGEADAKRLVDFSAGLVFGLRGSIERVTNKVFLLSPSYVEVIGDDKKASEATASFFNQS, encoded by the coding sequence ATGGCTGGCGCTCTGCGCAAGACAATGATCTATCTTGGGCTCGCCGACGGCGATGAACACTACGAGTCTGAGCTTTCCACCCAGCAAAAGGATGAGGACAACTCAATGGAGCATGACCGTGAAGAGCGCCGCGCGCCGGCGCCGCTCCGAGAGGTCACCCGTGAAGCGCCACCAGTTGCCGAAGAGGAATACCGCGCACCCGTGACACCCATCAAGCGTGCGGCGTCGAGCCGCGAAGAGACCACCGGACTGCGGCAGATCACCACGATCCACCCTCGCTCCTACAACGACGCCAAGCTCATCGGCGAAAGCTTCCGTGACGGTATCCCCGTCATCATGAACGTGACGGACATGGGGGAGGCGGACGCAAAGCGGCTTGTCGACTTTTCCGCCGGCCTCGTCTTCGGTCTGCGCGGAAGCATCGAGCGCGTGACGAACAAGGTTTTCCTGCTGTCGCCGTCGTATGTCGAAGTCATCGGAGACGACAAGAAAGCCAGCGAGGCCACCGCCAGCTTCTTCAACCAAAGCTAA
- the lspA gene encoding signal peptidase II translates to MTDDLAADAAHPASSSPRPRRAVLLSVFAGLAVFAYVFDQLTKLWVTSTMVEGERIPVLPPLLHWYYIRNSGAAFSIGENVTWVFTIIMVVVAAAILFQLRKLGSAWWALALGLLFGGALGNLTDRLFRDPSFGMGHVVDFIQLPNFAIFNIADSAVVSSVAIICLLTLRGIALDGSHHSVEKRNGTGDV, encoded by the coding sequence ATGACTGACGACCTTGCCGCTGACGCAGCGCACCCAGCTTCATCATCACCGCGGCCACGGCGCGCCGTCCTGTTGTCCGTGTTCGCCGGACTGGCAGTTTTCGCTTACGTCTTTGACCAGCTCACCAAACTGTGGGTCACCAGCACCATGGTGGAGGGCGAACGGATTCCCGTGCTGCCCCCGCTGCTGCACTGGTACTACATCCGGAACTCCGGCGCGGCGTTCTCCATCGGGGAGAACGTGACCTGGGTGTTCACGATCATCATGGTGGTGGTCGCCGCCGCCATCCTGTTCCAGCTGCGCAAGCTCGGTTCCGCGTGGTGGGCGCTGGCGCTGGGGCTGCTGTTTGGCGGCGCCCTGGGGAACCTGACCGACCGGCTGTTCCGTGACCCGTCCTTCGGAATGGGGCACGTTGTGGACTTCATCCAGCTGCCCAACTTTGCGATCTTCAACATCGCCGACTCCGCCGTCGTGTCATCCGTGGCCATCATCTGCCTGCTGACCCTGCGGGGGATTGCCCTCGACGGATCGCACCACAGCGTCGAAAAGCGGAACGGGACCGGCGATGTCTGA
- a CDS encoding cell division protein FtsQ/DivIB produces MASTRRPTYRPAKPASRDGAAGDAGAGRDAGAGRDTGAARGAGAARPDGGKPAVITASKGVPEVNAQEKTQASMPKGSTPKASTPKASTPKGKAWKPGMQKPETTRPDKPGPDNVLAFPEPRGRRIRRNLIVAACVTAALVAGLIVAAVYSPVLAVHSVSVSGTKLLKPAQVQAALKPLLGTPLPQVSDDEVTSLLKPLVQIKSVTTQAHPPSVLVVQVQERVPVALVKRGNEYMLVDVDGVRLSTTADPTSVKLPVIDGGAGTVGKDLFQATAEVLGALPANVLAKLSNASAKSVDAVELKLLDGQTVIWGNAGEKELKARVLEALLKVPADPANPVNTYDVSVPRHPVTR; encoded by the coding sequence GTGGCTAGCACCCGGCGCCCGACTTACAGGCCGGCCAAGCCCGCCAGCCGGGATGGTGCTGCCGGGGATGCTGGCGCCGGCCGGGACGCTGGCGCTGGCCGGGACACAGGTGCTGCCAGGGGCGCGGGCGCCGCTCGGCCCGACGGCGGCAAGCCGGCCGTGATCACCGCCTCCAAGGGCGTCCCGGAAGTTAACGCGCAGGAGAAGACGCAGGCCAGCATGCCGAAAGGCAGCACGCCAAAGGCCAGCACGCCGAAGGCCAGCACGCCGAAGGGGAAAGCCTGGAAGCCCGGAATGCAGAAGCCGGAGACCACACGTCCGGATAAGCCAGGGCCGGACAATGTGCTGGCGTTTCCCGAACCGCGGGGCCGGCGCATCAGGCGCAACCTCATCGTGGCGGCGTGTGTCACGGCTGCCCTCGTGGCGGGTCTCATCGTCGCTGCCGTCTATTCCCCGGTGCTGGCGGTGCACAGCGTGAGCGTCAGCGGCACGAAGCTCCTCAAACCTGCCCAGGTCCAGGCGGCCCTCAAGCCGCTTCTGGGCACGCCGCTGCCGCAGGTCAGCGACGACGAGGTCACCTCACTGCTCAAGCCGCTTGTCCAGATCAAATCCGTCACCACCCAGGCCCACCCGCCGTCCGTGCTCGTGGTGCAGGTCCAGGAACGCGTGCCCGTTGCCCTCGTGAAGCGCGGCAACGAGTACATGCTTGTGGACGTCGACGGCGTGCGGCTCAGCACCACGGCGGACCCCACCTCCGTGAAGCTGCCGGTGATTGACGGCGGTGCCGGCACGGTCGGCAAGGACCTGTTCCAGGCCACGGCCGAGGTCCTCGGCGCACTGCCAGCCAATGTGCTGGCCAAGCTCTCCAACGCCTCCGCCAAATCCGTGGACGCGGTGGAACTGAAGCTGCTGGACGGCCAGACCGTCATCTGGGGCAATGCGGGGGAGAAGGAGCTCAAGGCCCGGGTACTGGAGGCGCTGCTCAAGGTGCCGGCCGATCCCGCGAACCCGGTCAACACCTACGACGTGAGCGTGCCGCGGCATCCGGTGACGCGGTGA
- the dnaE gene encoding DNA polymerase III subunit alpha has protein sequence MTSSNDSFVHLHTHTEYSMLDGAARLGELFDETERLGMPALATTDHGYLFGAFDFWRKATDKGIKPIIGVEAYVTPGTARGDKSRVRWGDESQRKDDVSGGGSYTHMTLLSYNNVGMRNLFRASSIASLDSVFGKWPRLDRELLNTYSEGLIATTGCPSGEVQTRLRLGQYREALEAAAEFRDIFGAENYFCELMDHGLDIERRVTGDLLRLAKELNLPLVATNDLHYTHEHDAKAHEALLAIQSGSTLLEPTYDNGGSRFAFSGSGYYLKSPREMRELFRDHPEACDNTLLIAERCEVSFNTGANYMPRFPCPEGEDETSWLVKEVDKGLHYRYPQGIPDKVRKQADYELEVITSMGFPGYFLVVADFINWAKNNGIRVGPGRGSGAGSMVAYAMRITDLDPLHHGLIFERFLNPDRVSMPDFDVDFDDRRRPEVIDYVTRKYGDERVAMIVTYGTIKTKQALKDSSRVLGYPFSMGEQLTKALPPAVMAKDIPLADIQNKDAKRYSEAGDFRQLISTDPEAAKVFETALGIEGLKRQWGVHAAGVIMSSDPIIDVIPIMRRFQDGQVITQFDYPTSEGLGLIKMDFLGLRNLTIISDALENIKMNRGVDLDLETLELDDAASYELLARGDTLGVFQLDGGPMRSLLKLMKPDNFEDISAVLALYRPGPMGANAHTDYALRKNGIQEVIPIHPELEEPLKEILGGTFGLIVYQEQVMAVAQKLAGYSLGQADILRRAMGKKKKSELDKQFAGFSQGMQDNGYSMEAVKTLWDILLPFSDYAFNKAHSAAYGVISYWTAYLKAHYAPEYMAALLTSVGDDKDKSAIYLNECRRMGITVLPPDVNESALNFTPVGEDIRFGMGAIRNVGVNVVEAMVAAREKEGAYSSFKDYLMKVPAVVCNKRTIESLIKAGAFDSLGHHRRALAMIHEEAIDSVITLKRNEAIGQFDLFAGFDEAESESSLSIEIPDLPEWEKKDKLAFERDMLGLYVSDHPLQGLEGVLSQHADQSITSIIAEDGPQDGAIVTIAGMITSLSRRIAKASGNAYARAEIEDLGGSMEVMFFGQVYGPIASVLAEDLIVVVKGRLQRRDDGAVTLNCMELSVPDLSQGTNGPLVITMPTHKATEAVVTELGDVLRNHRGNSEVRVNLQGDSRIEVMALPVHLRVNPNPSLFGDLKVLLGPACLDA, from the coding sequence GTGACTTCCAGCAATGACTCGTTCGTACATCTCCACACCCACACCGAGTACTCGATGCTGGACGGCGCCGCGAGGCTCGGGGAGCTGTTCGATGAAACGGAGCGGCTGGGGATGCCCGCCCTGGCGACCACCGACCACGGCTACCTCTTCGGTGCCTTTGACTTCTGGCGGAAGGCCACCGACAAGGGCATCAAGCCCATCATCGGCGTGGAAGCGTATGTGACTCCCGGGACTGCGCGCGGCGACAAGTCCCGCGTCCGCTGGGGTGACGAGAGCCAGCGAAAGGACGACGTCTCCGGCGGCGGCTCCTACACCCACATGACCCTGCTGAGCTACAACAATGTGGGCATGCGGAACCTGTTCCGCGCCTCCTCGATCGCCTCCCTGGATTCGGTCTTCGGCAAGTGGCCCCGGCTGGACCGGGAGCTGCTGAACACCTACTCCGAAGGGCTCATCGCCACCACCGGCTGCCCCTCGGGCGAGGTCCAGACCCGGCTGCGGCTAGGCCAGTACCGCGAAGCCCTGGAAGCCGCTGCGGAGTTCCGGGACATCTTCGGTGCGGAGAACTACTTCTGCGAACTCATGGACCACGGGCTGGACATTGAACGCCGGGTCACCGGTGACCTCCTGCGGCTGGCCAAGGAGCTGAACCTCCCGCTCGTTGCCACCAACGACCTCCACTACACCCACGAGCATGATGCCAAGGCGCACGAGGCACTGCTGGCCATCCAGTCCGGCTCCACGCTGCTCGAACCCACGTACGACAACGGCGGCTCCCGGTTCGCGTTCTCCGGCAGCGGATACTACCTGAAGTCGCCGCGGGAAATGCGCGAGCTGTTCCGCGACCACCCCGAGGCGTGCGACAACACTCTCCTGATCGCCGAGCGGTGCGAGGTGTCCTTCAACACCGGTGCCAACTACATGCCCCGGTTCCCCTGCCCCGAGGGCGAGGACGAAACGTCCTGGCTGGTCAAGGAGGTCGACAAGGGCCTCCATTACCGCTACCCCCAGGGCATCCCGGACAAGGTCCGCAAGCAGGCCGACTACGAGCTCGAAGTCATCACCTCGATGGGCTTCCCGGGCTATTTCCTCGTGGTGGCGGACTTCATCAACTGGGCCAAGAACAACGGCATCCGGGTGGGTCCCGGACGTGGCTCCGGTGCAGGCTCCATGGTGGCCTACGCCATGCGCATCACCGACCTTGACCCACTGCACCACGGCTTGATCTTCGAGCGGTTCCTGAACCCTGACCGCGTCTCCATGCCTGACTTCGACGTCGACTTCGATGACCGGCGCCGTCCCGAGGTCATCGACTATGTGACCCGGAAATACGGCGACGAGCGCGTAGCCATGATCGTCACGTACGGCACCATCAAGACCAAGCAGGCGCTGAAGGACTCCTCCCGCGTGCTCGGCTACCCCTTCAGCATGGGTGAACAGCTGACCAAGGCACTGCCGCCGGCCGTGATGGCGAAGGATATTCCGCTTGCCGACATTCAGAACAAGGACGCCAAGCGCTACAGCGAGGCGGGGGATTTCCGGCAGCTGATCAGCACGGACCCCGAGGCTGCCAAGGTTTTCGAGACCGCACTGGGCATTGAGGGCCTGAAGCGGCAATGGGGCGTGCACGCGGCCGGCGTGATCATGTCCTCGGACCCCATCATCGACGTCATTCCGATCATGCGCCGCTTCCAGGACGGCCAGGTCATCACCCAGTTCGACTATCCGACGTCCGAAGGCCTCGGCCTGATCAAGATGGACTTCCTTGGGCTGCGAAACCTGACGATCATTTCCGATGCACTGGAAAACATCAAGATGAACCGCGGCGTCGATCTGGACCTCGAAACCCTGGAGTTGGACGACGCGGCGTCCTACGAGTTGCTGGCCCGCGGTGACACGCTGGGCGTTTTCCAGCTCGATGGCGGCCCCATGCGGTCCCTGCTCAAACTCATGAAGCCTGACAACTTCGAAGACATCTCCGCCGTGCTCGCGCTGTACCGCCCGGGACCCATGGGCGCCAACGCACACACCGACTACGCGCTGCGCAAGAACGGGATCCAGGAAGTCATCCCCATCCACCCGGAACTCGAGGAACCCCTCAAGGAGATCCTCGGCGGCACGTTCGGCCTCATCGTGTACCAGGAGCAGGTTATGGCCGTGGCGCAGAAGCTCGCCGGCTATTCCCTCGGCCAGGCAGACATCCTGCGCCGCGCCATGGGTAAGAAGAAGAAGTCCGAGCTGGACAAGCAGTTTGCCGGCTTCTCCCAGGGCATGCAGGACAACGGCTACTCCATGGAGGCCGTCAAGACCCTGTGGGACATCCTGCTGCCCTTCTCCGACTACGCCTTCAACAAGGCCCACTCGGCCGCGTACGGCGTGATCTCGTACTGGACGGCGTACCTGAAGGCGCACTACGCGCCGGAGTACATGGCCGCGCTGCTGACCTCGGTCGGCGACGACAAGGACAAGTCCGCGATCTACCTCAACGAATGCCGGCGCATGGGCATCACGGTGCTGCCGCCGGACGTCAACGAGTCCGCCCTGAACTTCACCCCAGTGGGGGAGGACATCCGCTTCGGCATGGGCGCCATCCGCAACGTCGGCGTCAACGTGGTCGAGGCCATGGTGGCCGCGCGCGAAAAAGAAGGCGCCTACAGTTCCTTCAAGGACTACCTCATGAAGGTCCCGGCAGTGGTGTGCAACAAGCGCACCATCGAATCGCTGATCAAGGCCGGAGCCTTTGACTCGCTGGGCCACCACCGCCGCGCTCTGGCGATGATCCACGAAGAAGCCATCGACTCGGTCATTACCCTCAAGCGCAACGAGGCCATCGGCCAGTTCGATCTCTTTGCCGGCTTCGACGAGGCCGAGTCCGAGTCGTCGCTCAGCATCGAGATCCCCGACCTGCCGGAATGGGAAAAGAAGGACAAGCTCGCATTCGAGCGGGACATGCTGGGCCTGTACGTCTCAGACCACCCGCTGCAGGGCCTGGAAGGCGTCCTGAGCCAGCACGCCGACCAGTCCATCACCTCGATCATCGCGGAGGACGGGCCACAGGACGGCGCCATCGTCACGATCGCGGGCATGATCACCTCACTGAGCCGCCGGATCGCCAAGGCCAGCGGCAACGCCTATGCCCGGGCGGAGATCGAGGACCTCGGCGGTTCCATGGAGGTCATGTTCTTCGGCCAGGTCTACGGGCCGATTGCCTCGGTTCTCGCCGAGGACCTGATCGTAGTGGTGAAGGGCCGGCTGCAGCGGCGTGACGACGGTGCCGTGACCCTGAACTGCATGGAGCTCTCCGTCCCGGACCTGAGCCAGGGCACCAATGGACCGCTGGTGATCACCATGCCCACGCACAAGGCCACCGAGGCCGTGGTCACAGAACTGGGGGACGTGCTGCGCAACCACCGCGGCAACTCCGAGGTCCGGGTGAACCTGCAGGGCGACAGCCGGATCGAGGTCATGGCGCTTCCCGTGCACCTGCGCGTGAATCCGAACCCGTCACTGTTCGGGGACCTGAAGGTGCTGCTGGGCCCGGCCTGCCTGGACGCCTAG
- a CDS encoding YggS family pyridoxal phosphate-dependent enzyme gives MTDSPASGDARTVQLRERLNAVRQRIDRAAAAAGREENPPRLIVVSKFHPAEDVRRLAALGVKDFGENRDQEASAKAEQLEGLDLTWHFVGQLQSKKSKTVVRYASAVHSVDRSQLVAALERAMAGQQEVTGRADLDCFIQVSLEDDAGAHRGGAAPEEVPQLAEQLEAADGLRLAGVMAVAPLGADPDRAFEKLLGISTGLQRDFPDATGISAGMSLDLEAAVRFGATHLRIGSDILGSRPAVR, from the coding sequence ATGACTGACAGTCCGGCATCCGGGGACGCCCGGACGGTACAGCTGCGGGAGCGCCTCAACGCCGTCCGACAGCGCATCGACCGCGCCGCCGCGGCGGCCGGCCGCGAAGAAAACCCGCCGCGCCTGATAGTGGTCAGCAAGTTCCATCCGGCCGAGGACGTCCGCCGGCTGGCAGCGCTTGGCGTCAAGGATTTCGGCGAGAACCGGGACCAGGAGGCTTCCGCAAAAGCGGAGCAACTCGAGGGCCTGGACCTCACATGGCACTTCGTGGGCCAGCTCCAGAGCAAGAAGTCCAAGACCGTGGTCCGGTACGCCTCCGCCGTGCACTCGGTGGACCGCTCCCAGCTCGTGGCGGCCCTGGAACGGGCCATGGCCGGCCAGCAGGAGGTGACCGGCCGTGCCGACCTGGACTGCTTCATCCAGGTGAGCCTGGAAGATGACGCCGGTGCACATCGTGGCGGGGCAGCGCCCGAGGAGGTGCCGCAGCTCGCGGAGCAACTCGAAGCCGCGGACGGCCTTCGCCTGGCGGGTGTGATGGCGGTGGCGCCGCTCGGGGCGGATCCTGATCGGGCCTTTGAAAAACTGCTGGGCATTTCAACCGGCCTGCAACGCGATTTCCCCGACGCCACGGGGATTTCCGCCGGTATGAGCCTGGACCTGGAAGCGGCTGTCCGATTCGGTGCGACACACCTCCGAATTGGCTCAGATATTCTCGGTTCGCGCCCGGCTGTGCGGTAG